TGTCGCAATCCCTTATTCATCAGGGAATCTTTCCAACCCAACTTGAGGTGAAAACAAAGTTTTTTGGAGTGTTTTTAAAAGAGTCGCAATCCCTTATTCATCAGGGAATCTTTCCAACCGTTATCAAAAAATTTGAAAAGGAGGTCTAAAAAAAGTCGCAATCCCTTATTCATCAGGGAATCTTTCCAACCAAAAAAAAAAGAGGAGAGTGTGTGAAATGTCAGTCGCAATCCCTTATTCATCAGGGAATCTTTCCAACGATCTCCAAGATTGTTTGGCAAATACGCCACGCGATCGTCGCAATCCCTTATTCATCAGGGAATCTTTCCAACAAGAGGTGCTGTCTTTGCCGTATAGCGGCAAGGAAAGCTCCACGTCGCAATCCCTTATTCATCAGGGAATCTTTCCAACAAGAACCAAATTCTGTTTACTACAGGCGGCAATGTGCCTGTAGTCGCAATCCCTTATTCATCAGGGAATCTTTCCAACTAGTAAGGGTGGGAGCCAAGTGGGTCACCACTTGGTTTAAAGTCGCAATCCCTTATTCATCAGGGAATCTTTCCAACCGTAGGCGAAGAGGTGGCAGCATTTCAAAGTGGCCCCATAGTCGCAATCCCTTATTCATCAGGGAATCTTTCCAACAGTACCGTGTTGATTTAAATAACGGTCCCACTGATAAGTCGCAATCCCTTATTCATCAGGGAATCTTTCCAACTGATGCTGTATTCAGTCTTTGAGGGAAGGGACGGCCTTATTGTCGCAATCCCTTATTCATCAGGGAATCTTTCCAACCAGCAGTACAGGAAAAAACTTGATCCTCTTTAGCACAGGGGGTCGCAATCCCTTATTCATCAGGGAATCTTTCCAACCAAAGAAAAAAAGGATGGCCTGGTGTATGTCAGGCCAGTGGTAAGTCGCAATCCCTTATTCATCAGGGAATCTTTCCAACTAGAAGGTAAAAATCTTATTCGTTTTAGAGGGGGGGTGTATAGTCGCAATCCCTTATTCATCAGGGAATCTTTCCAACCAAAAAAATGGTTGCAGTTTTTGAAGGGAAGGACGGCCTAAGACATAGTCGCAATCCCTTATTCATCAGGGAATCTTTCCAACATTAGAGTAGGGGATACGTGGGTGACCACGTGGTTTGTAGAGTCGCAATCCCTTATTCATCAGGGAATCTTTCCAACCCCCCGTGATATTGATTTGGTTGAGGACTACACCCCCGTATAGTCGCAATCCCTTATTCATCAGGGAATCTTTCCAACTCATGGTGGACGGCCAGAAAATATTGAGCCTGCCATTTGATGGGTCGCAATCCCTTATTCATCAGGGAATCTTTCCAACTAAACTTGGAACCAGGTGGATCACTTGGTTCCAGGACCCAGACAGTCGCAATCCCTTATTCATCAGGGAATCTTTCCAACTTTGTTTTTTGAAATTTAAAAAATTTTTGGGAGGTCTAAAGTCGCAATCCCTTATTCATCAGGGAATCTTTCCAACACTGCAATACAATGTATTGATGAGGTCAACCCTGTCGCAATCCCTTATTCATCAGGGAATCTTTCCAACAAAACAATTTTTGCAGTATTTTTGAAGGACGGGGAGTTTAGGTCGCAATCCCTTATTCATCAGGGAATCTTTCCAACAATGAGATCGTTAATGAGTTTAGAGGCCCCATCGTGGGCCTGTCGCAATCCCTTATTCATCAGGGAATCTTTCCAACGAGTATGATTTCGAATAAGGGTTTAAAGCCCTGCAGCAATGGTCGCAATCCCTTATTCATCAGGGAATCTTTCCAACTGGTTCAGTGAGGATAACCTTGCAAGTGTAGTGCCCTTTATGTCGCAATCCCTTATTCATCAGGGAATCTTTCCAACGCTCTACACTGATACTGTTCGCGTATATTATCCGAACAGATTGTCGCAATCCCTTATTCATCAGGGAATCTTTCCAACCTGGCAGGTTCAAAAATTTGAAAAAAGGGAGGTGCAAAAAGTCGCAATCCCTTATTCATCAGGGAATCTTTCCAACTTAAAACAAAAAACGGGAGGTTTACGATGAAAGAGTTTAAGTCGCAATCCCTTATTCATCAGGGAATCTTTCCAACTGCCTGGCAAATACTCCAGGCGTCATCAATTGACGATCTGTCGCAATCCCTTATTCATCAGGGAATCTTTCCAACAGATGTATCACGTTTTCAAAGTGGCCCCATAAGGGGCCAGTCGCAATCCCTTATTCATCAGGGAATCTTTCCAACAGTAGCAGAAGATGTATCACGTTTTCAAAGTGGCCCCCCCAGTCGCAATCCCTTATTCATCAGGGAATCTTTCCAACTCGTCAATAGCTTTAGAGGCCCCATCGTGGGCCTGGGTGTCTAGTCGCAATCCCTTATTCATCAGGGAATCTTTCCAACTATTGCGGGTGGTTGATGAGGATCCAGGTCTAATTAAGCTAGTCGCAATCCCTTATTCATCAGGGAATCTTTCCAACATTCACTATTCTTGTGTCAGAAGGGAGATGATGATGAGTTAAGTGTCGCAATCCCTTATTCATCAGGGAATCTTTCCAACTATATGCGCCCCGTAGTCAGAGTAGGAACAAAGGTTGTAATAAGTCGCAATCCCTTATTCATCAGGGAATCTTTCCAACCGTACTATAAAACTCATAGGGCTATTGGGAGAAGAAACAATGTCGCAATCCCTTATTCATCAGGGAATCTTTCCAACCGTTAAAGATGAAAAATTTTAAAAAGCTTACTGTTAATATTGTCGCAATCCCTTATTCATCAGGGAATCTTTCCAACATAGTACACCCCAGGTAGAGGGGGTTGGGGTATACGAAGTATTGTCGCAATCCCTTATTCATCAGGGAATCTTTCCAACCCCTTATAGAGTTACAATAGAGTTACAGGCCCTGCAGTAAGTCGCAATCCCTTATTCATCAGGGAATCTTTCCAACTACCAGGATCAAATATTGAAGGTAGGGTTGAACGTTTATACTGTCGCAATCCCTTATTCATCAGGGAATCTTTCCAACATATACTTCCCCCAGTTCTGGAAAGACTACATCAAAAAGTCGCAATCCCTTATTCATCAGGGAATCTTTCCAACAGAAATGAAGGCCTGAAGATGTATGGGAGGCGTAGTCCAGTCGCAATCCCTTATTCATCAGGGAATCTTTCCAACGGTTCATGGACAAGGATCCGATGCAATATGATGTGTTGCTGAGTCGCAATCCCTTATTCATCAGGGAATCTTTCCAACAAGATGTTGTATGCAGTTTTTACAAGCAACAAGGGCCTGATACAGTCGCAATCCCTTATTCATCAGGGAATCTTTCCAACAGGGATATACCTAAGGATAAGTAAAAGGCATTGCACTTATTGTCGCAATCCCTTATTCATCAGGGAATCTTTCCAACATTCAAAGAATTAACCGTCCTTTTGGACGGCCAAAAAGTATTATGTCGCAATCCCTTATTCATCAGGGAATCTTTCCAACAGGGAATGTCCCTGTTGTTGTAAACAATGAGATCGTCGCAATCCCTTATTCATCAGGGAATCTTTCCAACGTTGAAAGGTATGAAATGTTTTGCTGTGTATCAAGTTGCAAGGTCGCAATCCCTTATTCATCAGGGAATCTTTCCAACATGAGCAACAGGTGTTTAAGGCTGCTAAACTTGAAATCCTGTCGCAATCCCTTATTCATCAGGGAATCTTTCCAACGGATCTGCTCCCTGATTGGAACCAGCCTGATTGGCTGAATGAAAGGTCGCAATCCCTTATTCATCAGGGAATCTTTCCAACAGGGAGGTAATAAAATGCTGTATGGAGTTTTTCAAGAAGGCAGGTCGCAATCCCTTATTCATCAGGGAATCTTTCCAACAGGGCCGTTTTAAAAAAAAAAATTTTAATCGGAGGCCTAAAATGAGTCGCAATCCCTTATTCATCAGGGAATCTTTCCAACTCTAATGGCAGGGCTTTTTGTTTTAAGTTAAAAAAAGTCGCAATCCCTTATTCATCAGGGAATCTTTCCAACTTGGTTGCTCATTGATGGTAGAAGAAGCAGCATATAAAGGTCGCAATCCCTTATTCATCAGGGAATCTTTCCAACATGCAGTTAAGTCTGAAAATGGAGAGTCTGCACATGCTGGTCGCAATCCCTTATTCATCAGGGAATCTTTCCAACGAAACAGGTGAGCCCTTAATAAAAGCTGAAGGGAGAATAGTCGCAATCCCTTATTCATCAGGGAATCTTTCCAACTTGAGGGAGGTTAAACATGAGCAAGTTTTTCGGAGTATTTGTCGCAATCCCTTATTCATCAGGGAATCTTTCCAACACCACCTGGTTTATGGACCATAACCCCTTAGAGTATATGGTCGCAATCCCTTATTCATCAGGGAATCTTTCCAACTAGGGTGGTGGATGAAGGTTTAGCTCTGATAAGACTGTCGCAATCCCTTATTCATCAGGGAATCTTTCCAACGTCTCTGTCATGTGTTGACAAAGACAGTAGTAGTGGTAAAGTCGCAATCCCTTATTCATCAGGGAATCTTTCCAACACGATGAAGTTATCCTGGCAGATCTAGATTGTTATATAGTCGCAATCCCTTATTCATCAGGGAATCTTTCCAACGGCAGCTAACAGTCTTAATTGATGGTCAAAAAATCTTGTCGCAATCCCTTATTCATCAGGGAATCTTTCCAACACAAGTAGAGCAGCTTTTAGCAATCTTTTAAAGATCTGTCGCAATCCCTTATTCATCAGGGAATCTTTCCAACAAGGATGTGTGTGATCAGGAAGTTTTCAAGGCTTTAAAAAAGTCGCAATCCCTTATTCATCAGGGAATCTTTCCAACATAGACGGCCAAGAGGTTCTATCTCTACCGTTCATCGGTAGGTCGCAATCCCTTATTCATCAGGGAATCTTTCCAACATGGCGCCCCCAGGTTTATCATAGTAAAGAAAACAGAAAAGTCGCAATCCCTTATTCATCAGGGAATCTTTCCAACTGGCAGATACCCTGCTAGGGTTTTGCAAGAAGAATAATTTGTCGCAATCCCTTATTCATCAGGGAATCTTTCCAACTATACCTTCCATGCATCAAGTGTTAATGATCTGAATCAGATGTCGCAATCCCTTATTCATCAGGGAATCTTTCCAACTAAGAATTGGTAAAGATATGTATTTAAAAGTGAGTAATAAGTCGCAATCCCTTATTCATCAGGGAATCTTTCCAACCCACGTGGGTTACCACGTGGTTCATGGAAGATGCACCTGAAATGTCGCAATCCCTTATTCATCAGGGAATCTTTCCAACTGCAATGAAAAAGTTAGTTGTAACAATAGATGGCCAGTCGCAATCCCTTATTCATCAGGGAATCTTTCCAACTGGTGGAAGGCCTGGGTGTATATGAGTTACTCAATAGTCGCAATCCCTTATTCATCAGGGAATCTTTCCAACCCTGGACAGTCTAGTCCAGGACTACCGTACGCCCCAGGTAAGTCGCAATCCCTTATTCATCAGGGAATCTTTCCAACATCGATGCCAGGTGGGTTACCATCTGGTTCGATGAGCAAAAGTCGCAATCCCTTATTCATCAGGGAATCTTTCCAACCAGATATAGTTATATTTGTGTACAGAAACAATTATGTCGCAATCCCTTATTCATCAGGGAATCTTTCCAACGGGTTGAACGTTTACACTTCTAAGAAGTAACGTTCAATCACTAGTCGCAATCCCTTATTCATCAGGGAATCTTTCCAACCACGTGGGTTACCACGTGGTTTAAGGATGAAGATCCAGTAAGTCGCAATCCCTTATTCATCAGGGAATCTTTCCAACAGTTAAAAATTGTTTTAGATGGCACTGAAATTTTAAGCCTGTCGCAATCCCTTATTCATCAGGGAATCTTTCCAACGTGAAGTACTGTGATGTGTGGGGCTATGCCCCATACGTCAAGTCGCAATCCCTTATTCATCAGGGAATCTTTCCAACTAGATTTTATGGACTTGGTCCCCGTATAGGGGGCCAGGTCAAGTCGCAATCCCTTATTCATCAGGGAATCTTTCCAACTTGATTGAAGGAGTTGGGAGTAATGATGTATGCAATTTTTGTCGCAATCCCTTATTCATCAGGGAATCTTTCCAACTTTGCACTGGTCCTGGTCTATGGGGGGCCACAAGCCCCCATGAGTCGCAATCCCTTATTCATCAGGGAATCTTTCCAACTTACAAAAATGAAAGAGTTCAAAAAGCTATCAATCAGTATGTCGCAATCCCTTATTCATCAGGGAATCTTTCCAACTTTATGGGGGGCCACAAGCCCCCCGAACCATAGATTTGATGGTCGCAATCCCTTATTCATCAGGGAATCTTTCCAACTAACTGACTTCCCTGTGCTACTATCTCTGCCATCAGTCGCAATCCCTTATTCATCAGGGAATCTTTCCAACAACAAGTTCTTAATTTTGCCAACTTAGTTGCAAAGCTTGAAGTCGCAATCCCTTATTCATCAGGGAATCTTTCCAACAAAAACTGGTCTGATGCATTTAAGACCAGTTATCAAAATGTCGCAATCCCTTATTCATCAGGGAATCTTTCCAACACACCCATGGTACAGGGCCTAGGGGTGTATGAAGTAGTGTCGCAATCCCTTATTCATCAGGGAATCTTTCCAACTGCTCCTAAATGCTCTAAAATTGAACGCAGTGAAAAAAAAAGTCGCAATCCCTTATTCATCAGGGAATCTTTCCAACTTTATCCCATACGATAAAGACTTTGTAGAAAGAATGGGAAAAGTCGCAATCCCTTATTCATCAGGGAATCTTTCCAACTATAGATTTGCTTGATTATGACTTTGAGTAAAGTTAGTCGCAATCCCTTATTCATCAGGGAATCTTTCCAACAGGCTTTAAAAATTGAAATCCTTGATAGTTTAGTCAAGGATTTCGTCGCAATCCCTTATTCATCAGGGAATCTTTCCAACTGTACCCATTATAAACCTTGATTTATCAATAGTCAAATAGATAAGATCCTCGGAAGGGGTGGGTATGATTTTCTATCATAATTCTAAGCAGTGCCCAATCCCAATTTTCGGCTATATTAAGCTAAAAAATTTTCCTCGGATGAAAACGAATTTAAGCCATTTTTTGGACTTCGTTGGGATACCAGTATACAGTTGAAAAAATAACTTTATTTGATTGTCAAAGAACAAAAATTTATTCATATGATTACTCAAACTTCCAAATTATATCATATATTTTTGTTAACTGACGAAAATTTTATCCCTTAAGAAAATTTTAATTTTGCCACCAAATTAAAGAATTCTTTAGGAATTGGGTGGATAAGAGAACATAAGCTGGATATAGCTAAAAAATTATCAAGCGCCTTTGCATAAATTGCAGATTAGATTAACAATTCATTAACAGATGTCAGATATATTTATCATTTAAGAATTTTAATCAGCTAATAAATTTTGCCAGGCTATATGTAGAGGCAATATATTTAATTCTTAAAAGTACGATAAAATTTCTTATTCATATATTGAACAAATGTCCAAATAAGTTTAAAATTGAGTGTAAAAAGCTTAGAGGGGAATCCTAAAATCGATACAAAGTTAAATTTTGCTATAAATGAATTTGATCGAAGGTTATTCGCCAGCCTTAGAGCTTTAGAAAAAGGTCTAAAATTTTACTTGCTATTTGACAATATCATGCGATTGGTGAATTTGGAAATTGGCGCTCTATATTAAATTCATATTTCTATACTTTCTGGTCAGCCTTCAATCTTTCTTGAAATTTGAAAGAGAGCTTTAAATATGGAACTTATCGATAATGTAAATAGTCTTTTGGGCGACGATCTAAAATCTACTATAAATGCTAATTCAAAATTAAAAATTGCAGCCTCTTGTTTTTCTATGTATGCCTATGAAACGTTAAAAAGAGAGCTATCAAGGATAGATTCGCTTGAATTTATCTTTACCTCACCCTCTTTTGTCCCGTTGGATATGCTTGATAACACGAAAAAGCAGCACAGGGAATTTTTTATATCGAAAACTGAGAGAGAGAAAAGTTTTTATGGCAGCGAATTTGAGATTCAGCTAAAGAATAAGCTTACCCAAAGGGCTATTGCAAAAGAGTGTGCTGAATGGATTAAGAAAAAGGCTAAGTTCAGGTCCAATATTACAAATGCCCCAATGCAGCAGTTTATCTGTGTTTCACAGGCTGAGAAAAGTTATATTTACAGTCCTATTCAGGGATTTACAGCAGTAGATCTGGGCTATCAAAAGGGGAATGCTATCTCAAATTTTGTAAACAAGTTTAATGAAATTCCTATGACTCAGACTTATCTAAATCTTTTCGATCAACTTTGGGCCGATAATGAGAAGCTAAAGGATGTTACGGATATCTTGATCAATCACATTTCTACCGTCTATAAAGAGAACCCACCAGAATTGATCTATTTTTTGATGATATACAATATATTTAACGAATTTTTGGAAGACATAAACGACGACGTCCTGCCAAATGACAGGACTGGATTTAAAGATACTGTTGTCTGGAACAAGCTATACAACTTCCAAAAAGATGCAGCATCAGGAATTATAAACAAGCTTGAGACTTTCAATGGCTGCATTTTAGCAGATAGCGTAGGTCTGGGTAAAACCTTTACTGCGCTCGCAGTTGTAAAATACTATGAGCTTAGAAATAAATCTGTTTTGGTTCTGTGTCCAAAAAAACTTGCAGATTACTGGCTGAATTTCAATAAAAACCTTAAAACAAATACCTTTGTAAAGGATAGGTTTAACTACGACGTCCTAAATCATACTGATTTGCTTAGGAAAATGGGATATTCTTACGGCATCCCATTGGATAGGGTAAATTGGGGAAATTATGACTTGCTTGTGATTGATGAGTCTCACAATTTTAGAAATAATATCGCCTTCAAAGATAGAGAGACGCGATATCAAAGGCTGATGAACGAGGTTATCAGATCAGGCGTGAAGACAAAGGTTCTTATGCTCACTGCTACTCCTGTGAACAATAGATTTAACGATCTAAAAAATCAATTAGCCTTTGCCTATGAGGGTAACCCCGATGTTCTTGCCAGCAAGCTAAACGTTTCAAAAAATATTGAAGAGATATTTAGAAGGGCACAGGTAGCTTTTAACGCATGGTCAAAACTGCCTTCTGAAAAGAGAACGCCAGAGGCTATATTAAATTCTCTTGACTTTGACTTTTTCGAGCTTTTGGATAGCGTTACTATAGCGAGATCAAGAAAGCATATCCAAACTTTCTATGATACGGCCGATATCGGTCAATTTCCTCAAAGAAACAAACCTATATCATACCGTTCGAAGCTTACCGATATGCCAAATATTCCAGGCTTTAACGATATTTATAAGGAGCTATCATTGTTGAAAATGGCTATATACGCCCCAATCGGGTATATTTTGCCAAGTAGGATTGGAAAATATGAAGAGTTATACGATACAGAAGTTCACGGCGGCAAAAGTAAATTTCGCCAGGTAGACAGGGAACGTAGCCTCCAGGCTCTAATGACCATCAATCTTCTAAAAAGATTGGAGAGCTCTGTTTCTTCATTTAGACTATCCCTTGAAAGGCTAAAGGATAGTATCTCTGTGGCAGTGGGCAAAATAGATGACTTTTATCAAGGGAAAACTGCTACTTTTATAGAGCCAAATCTTGTAGACGAAGATGCCTTGGATGATGAAGATATTGAAAATATAGATAACTTTTTTGCCAGCAAAAGTATCCAGATAAGCCTAAAGGATATGGATACAAAGTCTTTTATATACGACCTAAAATCAGATTTGGCGATTATTGAAAATCTTTTAGGCTATATGAATAAAATTACACCCCAGCACGACTACAAGCTGCAGCATCTGAAGAGTCTGCTTACAACTAAAATTCAAAATCCTATAAACGAAGGCAACAGAAAAGTGCTAATCTTTACCGCTTTTGCAGATACCGCGAAATATCTGTATGAAAATATATCTAAGGACTTTCTTCGAAAATTCAATATTCATTCAGGACTCATCACTGGTTCAGATACCCCACGATCGACTCTGGGCAAGGGGTATGACTTTCAATCCCTTCTTACTCTCTTTTCTCCCATCTCAAAAGAAAAGTCAGTAGTTATTCCAGAGGAAACAAGAGAAATAGACTTTATAATCGCCACAGATTGCGTTAGCGAGGGCCAAAACCTTCAAGATTGCGACTATGTGATAAATTATGATATCCATTGGAATCCCGTTATCATCATCCAAAGATTTGGCAGAATTGACAGGATAGGCTCAAAAAATAAAGTTATTCAGATGATCAACTACTGGCCTGATATCTCGCTTGATGAGTATATCAATCTAAAAGAGAGAGTAGAAAATAGAATGATAATCGCAGATGTGTCTGCGACAGGCGATGACAACGTCCTAAGCGCCAAGGCAAACGACATTTCATTTAGAAAAGAGCAGCTAAAGAAACTTCAGGAAGAGGTCATCGACTTAGAGGACATAAAAACAGGTGTAAATATTACAGATTTGGGTTTGAATGACTTTCGAATGGACCTGATAAACTACCTGAAAACTCACAAAGATTTAGAAAAACTTCCAAATGGACTTCATAGCGTAGTTTCATCTGATATCACGAAAAATCTGCCTCCTGGAGTAATATTTGTCTTGCGCAACAAAAATCATAGCATCAACACAAATCAACAAAATAGGCTTCACCCATACTATCTGATCTACATCTCAAAAAATGGAGAAATTGTAGTAAACCATACTGAACCAAAGAAAATTTTGGATATTACAAGAAGCCTATGTAAAGGTAAGGGTGAGCCCATAGAAAAAGTATATACGACTTTTAACAATGCCACAAGAGACGGCAAAGATATGAATACATATTCCAAACTTTTGGAAAGGGCTATATCGTCTATAGTAGAAGTTCAGGAGGAAAAGGATATAGATTCTCTTTTTAGCGGTGGTGGTACGACCTCTCTGGCAAATAAGATAAGGGGTTTGGATGATTTTGAGCTCATTAATTTCATAGTCGTTCAGGAAGAAGACCGATGAACGGATATTTTTCTTATCCTGCCTATACATACAAGGGGAAAAACATACCAAAAACAAAATTTTATGAAAATGCCAAAATAGACAATCGTTTGAAAGAGAAGTTTGTAAAAGAAATTGACAAAATTATATGGCAGCACAACCTCTCAAAGGATACTGTCAATGTAGATAGCGCTCAAGAAGTCACAGAGATTCAGATTTTCGATATTCACTTAAAGGGAGAAAATATTAGCCAGGACGTGTTAATGGCTATTGATAAGGCTATAGCCTATCCTGTAATTTTTCAGATTGTAAAGGGAAGCAAGATGAAAATCAAAGCTGCCTACAAAAAGCTCAGCAAGAATATCAGCCAAAAATCCCTTTCATCGCAATATCTGGAAACCGATTGGTTCGACATTAGCCTGGAAAGAAAGCCTCTTCCTGTGAGCCTTAGCCTCTCAAAGCTATATGAGGCAATCCTGGATGATCTAATGTCTATTCAGCTAAATATACCTGATAACCTCAATGTGGAAGAAAAACTTGATGAATATTCCAAAGTAGTAGGCCTAAAGAGAAAATATGATGAGCTAAGGTTAAAAAGAGATAGAGAAAAGCAATTTAACAAGAGAGTAGAGCTAAATTATAAATTGAAAAAATTATATTCACAGATAGAGGGAAGGATAAAATGATAGAAAAACTTGATATGAGGACGCCTGATTTTAGTGACAAGAATATTGAACTTATTTCAAGGCTATTTCCAAATTGTATAACTGAGCAAAGAGATGAAAAGGGGACGCCAAGAAAGGCTATTGACTTTGACCTTCTCAGGCAAGAGCTTTCAAAGGATATAGTAGAGGGCACCAAGGAGAGATACCGCCTGGAGTGGCCTGGCAAAAAAGAAGCCCTCCTTTTGGCAAACACCCCAATAAATAAAACGCTAAGGCCTATAAAAGATGACAGCGTAAATTTTGATACCACGCAAAATCTTTATATAGAAGGGGACAATTTGGATGCGCTAAAGCTCCTTCAAGAGAGCTACCTGAACAAGGTAAAGATGATCTATAT
The nucleotide sequence above comes from Thermodesulfobium sp. 4217-1. Encoded proteins:
- a CDS encoding helicase-related protein, which produces MELIDNVNSLLGDDLKSTINANSKLKIAASCFSMYAYETLKRELSRIDSLEFIFTSPSFVPLDMLDNTKKQHREFFISKTEREKSFYGSEFEIQLKNKLTQRAIAKECAEWIKKKAKFRSNITNAPMQQFICVSQAEKSYIYSPIQGFTAVDLGYQKGNAISNFVNKFNEIPMTQTYLNLFDQLWADNEKLKDVTDILINHISTVYKENPPELIYFLMIYNIFNEFLEDINDDVLPNDRTGFKDTVVWNKLYNFQKDAASGIINKLETFNGCILADSVGLGKTFTALAVVKYYELRNKSVLVLCPKKLADYWLNFNKNLKTNTFVKDRFNYDVLNHTDLLRKMGYSYGIPLDRVNWGNYDLLVIDESHNFRNNIAFKDRETRYQRLMNEVIRSGVKTKVLMLTATPVNNRFNDLKNQLAFAYEGNPDVLASKLNVSKNIEEIFRRAQVAFNAWSKLPSEKRTPEAILNSLDFDFFELLDSVTIARSRKHIQTFYDTADIGQFPQRNKPISYRSKLTDMPNIPGFNDIYKELSLLKMAIYAPIGYILPSRIGKYEELYDTEVHGGKSKFRQVDRERSLQALMTINLLKRLESSVSSFRLSLERLKDSISVAVGKIDDFYQGKTATFIEPNLVDEDALDDEDIENIDNFFASKSIQISLKDMDTKSFIYDLKSDLAIIENLLGYMNKITPQHDYKLQHLKSLLTTKIQNPINEGNRKVLIFTAFADTAKYLYENISKDFLRKFNIHSGLITGSDTPRSTLGKGYDFQSLLTLFSPISKEKSVVIPEETREIDFIIATDCVSEGQNLQDCDYVINYDIHWNPVIIIQRFGRIDRIGSKNKVIQMINYWPDISLDEYINLKERVENRMIIADVSATGDDNVLSAKANDISFRKEQLKKLQEEVIDLEDIKTGVNITDLGLNDFRMDLINYLKTHKDLEKLPNGLHSVVSSDITKNLPPGVIFVLRNKNHSINTNQQNRLHPYYLIYISKNGEIVVNHTEPKKILDITRSLCKGKGEPIEKVYTTFNNATRDGKDMNTYSKLLERAISSIVEVQEEKDIDSLFSGGGTTSLANKIRGLDDFELINFIVVQEEDR
- a CDS encoding DUF4391 domain-containing protein, whose product is MNGYFSYPAYTYKGKNIPKTKFYENAKIDNRLKEKFVKEIDKIIWQHNLSKDTVNVDSAQEVTEIQIFDIHLKGENISQDVLMAIDKAIAYPVIFQIVKGSKMKIKAAYKKLSKNISQKSLSSQYLETDWFDISLERKPLPVSLSLSKLYEAILDDLMSIQLNIPDNLNVEEKLDEYSKVVGLKRKYDELRLKRDREKQFNKRVELNYKLKKLYSQIEGRIK